From one Anaerococcus prevotii DSM 20548 genomic stretch:
- a CDS encoding membrane protein, translating to MRNFKNLIKFTWKRFSIWIILVTVFCTMAVGMSNQNSIRNDYDNFTNNVISMREDLYGKGKNKDIKINEESLDQIAIELLKYKEKYKLLDFDDVYSLDVSAEAQDDYFERLSQNGGYDAHYIYNSIKTDLQQFDKGKFDGSSYYQALIFPIVIFMGLFGLSLTSLEQSSAIYDFTRLMPWKKKDELLMKIGIVFLFGMVIFAINAIVLAFILKTSAFGQILSFPLIGRQICRNILIFLGTSIISTSLGFIAGNFLGHTGLFIMTLAGFELYRENLNITLQVFSTNIADKFYSAVASFEEGLHPFIKTLLSIVYLKVDDIRTILAFILVAAVIFCFALYLSKNQTSERSGYMILNKKVSVFCKLLATLTLANLMTSILSSIFVDTNFLVMIIFVLSLLLSYKFFDMLFEIRLKF from the coding sequence ATGCGTAATTTTAAAAATTTAATTAAATTTACATGGAAGAGATTCTCTATTTGGATTATCTTGGTAACAGTATTCTGTACCATGGCCGTTGGTATGTCTAATCAAAATTCCATTAGGAATGACTACGATAATTTTACTAATAATGTTATAAGCATGAGAGAAGATTTATATGGCAAGGGTAAGAATAAAGATATAAAGATCAATGAAGAAAGCCTAGATCAGATCGCAATTGAGCTTTTAAAGTATAAGGAAAAGTATAAGCTCCTAGACTTTGATGATGTATATAGCCTAGATGTTTCTGCCGAAGCTCAGGATGATTACTTTGAAAGGCTCAGTCAAAATGGGGGATATGACGCCCATTATATTTACAACAGCATCAAGACCGATCTTCAACAATTTGATAAAGGGAAATTTGATGGATCTAGCTACTATCAGGCCTTGATCTTTCCTATAGTGATCTTTATGGGGCTTTTTGGATTGAGTCTTACAAGTCTTGAGCAGTCTTCTGCGATTTATGATTTTACAAGACTTATGCCTTGGAAGAAGAAAGATGAATTACTTATGAAAATAGGGATAGTATTTCTTTTTGGAATGGTAATTTTCGCTATAAATGCCATCGTTCTTGCCTTTATCTTGAAGACTTCAGCCTTTGGTCAAATCCTAAGTTTTCCTCTTATAGGTAGGCAGATTTGTAGAAATATCCTGATTTTCCTTGGAACAAGTATAATTTCTACTTCCTTGGGCTTTATAGCAGGTAATTTCCTAGGTCATACGGGTCTTTTCATAATGACCCTTGCAGGTTTTGAGCTTTATAGGGAGAATTTGAATATAACTTTGCAAGTATTTTCTACAAATATAGCAGATAAGTTTTATAGTGCTGTAGCAAGTTTTGAGGAAGGACTTCATCCTTTTATAAAAACACTCCTATCTATAGTCTATTTGAAGGTAGATGATATAAGGACAATCCTTGCTTTTATTCTTGTGGCAGCAGTAATATTTTGTTTCGCCCTATATCTAAGCAAGAATCAAACTAGCGAAAGAAGCGGTTATATGATATTAAATAAAAAAGTAAGTGTATTTTGTAAGCTTCTTGCTACCCTTACCCTAGCCAATCTCATGACCTCAATTCTTTCTAGTATCTTTGTAGATACAAATTTCCTTGTGATGATTATATTTGTCCTTTCCTTATTGCTAAGTTACAAATTCTTTGATATGCTATTTGAGATAAGACTTAAATTTTAA
- a CDS encoding MATE family efflux transporter, with amino-acid sequence MQRKDYWKKSLSIAWPALLEFFFISIADIIDTFMVSGMGPSAVAAIGLTTQPKFIALTIFFSINAAVSALVARRQGEGDRQEANKTLLTAIYIVIAFVILVDLVMMPFLSPILKFAGSNPETHELSIAYFQIIMGGIIFNALAMVINAGHRGCGNTQIAFVSNLVSSVVNISFNYLLIYGNFGFPALGIRGAAIATVLGTVVASIMCTISLMRKSSYLNFNQFVRVKFSFSKKISKSIASLGSNIFVENVSARIGFLVTAITAASLGTEIFAAHNVGMNLLSLTFSLGNGMQVAAIALSGNALGAEDKEGAKTYGKVCQEIGFALSVIVSIILIFFGRHIFGLFFKDPEIIEYGVIITRFLTVIVLLQISQTIYGGCLRAAGDVKYTLFVALLSVTFIRSAVTLLAVNVLSLGIMGIWLGILSDQASRFICLRRRFHQGNWVNKKI; translated from the coding sequence GTGCAAAGAAAAGATTATTGGAAAAAATCACTTTCAATTGCCTGGCCTGCCCTATTGGAATTCTTTTTTATATCCATAGCTGATATAATAGATACCTTTATGGTATCTGGTATGGGTCCAAGTGCTGTTGCAGCCATAGGTCTTACTACCCAGCCGAAATTTATAGCCCTTACCATATTCTTCTCCATAAATGCAGCCGTATCGGCCCTTGTTGCGAGAAGACAGGGAGAAGGAGACAGGCAAGAAGCCAACAAGACTCTTCTAACGGCTATCTATATAGTGATAGCCTTCGTAATCCTAGTAGACCTTGTGATGATGCCCTTCCTATCCCCAATCCTTAAGTTTGCTGGATCCAATCCTGAAACTCACGAGCTTTCTATAGCTTACTTTCAAATAATAATGGGAGGAATTATCTTTAATGCCCTAGCCATGGTCATAAATGCTGGCCACAGAGGTTGCGGCAATACACAAATCGCCTTCGTATCAAACCTAGTTAGCTCTGTCGTTAATATTAGCTTTAACTACCTACTAATCTACGGAAACTTTGGCTTTCCTGCCCTAGGCATAAGGGGAGCTGCTATTGCGACAGTCCTAGGAACTGTGGTGGCAAGTATCATGTGTACTATTTCTCTAATGAGAAAATCTTCCTACCTAAACTTCAATCAGTTTGTAAGAGTTAAGTTTTCCTTTAGCAAAAAAATCTCCAAGTCTATAGCAAGCCTTGGCTCAAATATATTTGTAGAAAATGTCTCAGCAAGAATCGGCTTTCTTGTTACAGCCATTACCGCAGCAAGTCTTGGAACAGAAATATTTGCAGCCCACAATGTAGGAATGAACCTACTATCCCTAACCTTCTCCTTGGGTAATGGTATGCAAGTAGCAGCCATCGCCCTTTCGGGTAATGCTCTAGGAGCAGAAGATAAAGAAGGAGCTAAGACTTACGGCAAGGTCTGCCAAGAAATCGGCTTTGCCCTATCAGTAATAGTTTCAATCATACTGATATTTTTCGGAAGACATATCTTCGGACTCTTCTTCAAAGATCCGGAAATAATAGAATACGGTGTGATTATTACAAGGTTCCTTACAGTAATAGTCCTCCTACAAATCTCCCAAACAATCTACGGAGGATGCCTCAGAGCGGCAGGAGATGTCAAGTACACCCTCTTTGTAGCCCTATTATCTGTAACATTCATAAGAAGTGCAGTCACCCTACTTGCAGTAAATGTCCTAAGTCTGGGCATCATGGGAATCTGGCTAGGAATCCTGTCAGATCAGGCATCAAGGTTTATTTGCCTAAGACGAAGATTCCATCAAGGAAACTGGGTCAACAAGAAAATATAA
- a CDS encoding deoxycytidylate deaminase yields the protein MAKDRLSWEEYFMKLAKTVARRGTCDRAYVGCVLVNEENRIVSTGYNGSIKGNPHCDEVGHTMRDGHCIATIHAEMNAILYCAKEGIATKNTICYVTHFPCLNCTKSLIQAGIKKIYYETAYRMDEYAVELLERNNISFEKIEISEDK from the coding sequence ATGGCAAAAGATAGACTTAGTTGGGAAGAATATTTTATGAAACTTGCAAAGACTGTCGCAAGACGTGGAACTTGTGACAGGGCCTATGTGGGTTGCGTTTTGGTAAATGAAGAAAATAGGATAGTTTCGACTGGTTACAACGGATCGATTAAGGGAAATCCCCACTGCGATGAGGTGGGCCATACCATGAGAGATGGGCATTGTATAGCCACAATCCATGCTGAGATGAACGCTATACTTTATTGTGCCAAGGAGGGCATAGCTACCAAAAACACCATTTGCTATGTGACTCACTTCCCTTGTCTTAATTGTACCAAGTCCCTTATCCAAGCTGGTATCAAAAAGATTTATTACGAAACAGCTTATAGGATGGACGAATATGCGGTAGAGCTTCTCGAGAGAAATAATATAAGCTTTGAGAAGATAGAGATAAGTGAAGACAAATGA
- a CDS encoding HAD family hydrolase, with the protein MKLIASDFDGTIFIDGKIKTEDIEAIRDFQDKGNLFGLVTGRTYHSLFVLIEGKIDPDFIIANNGSHIFVKNGTDMIEILKYSLDQDKLRDVIDYYGRTYPTKIFTDKDREVDRLEDLREGEEILSLAIYSDHILENPFQEDFSFHKSIGVIDVINSAVSKQTGIEFIKDFYGFDKEIIAIGDDFNDISFLEQTRLSFSLNYVKEKEVLDAVNFKVEGIRELIENIDDVK; encoded by the coding sequence ATGAAGTTAATTGCATCTGACTTTGACGGGACAATTTTCATAGATGGTAAAATAAAAACAGAAGATATAGAGGCCATAAGAGATTTTCAAGATAAGGGGAATCTCTTTGGCCTTGTAACAGGTAGGACCTACCATTCTCTTTTTGTCCTAATAGAAGGAAAGATTGACCCAGACTTTATAATAGCTAACAACGGGTCTCATATTTTTGTAAAAAACGGCACGGATATGATAGAAATCCTAAAATATTCACTAGACCAGGATAAGCTTAGAGATGTAATAGACTATTATGGAAGGACTTATCCAACAAAGATTTTTACAGATAAGGATAGGGAGGTAGATAGGTTAGAAGACTTAAGAGAAGGTGAAGAAATCCTATCTCTTGCAATATACTCAGACCACATCCTAGAAAATCCCTTCCAAGAAGACTTCTCCTTCCACAAATCAATAGGGGTGATTGACGTAATTAACTCTGCTGTAAGCAAGCAAACAGGGATAGAATTTATCAAGGACTTCTATGGATTTGATAAGGAGATAATAGCTATAGGAGATGACTTCAATGACATATCTTTCTTAGAGCAAACAAGACTATCCTTTAGCCTAAATTATGTGAAGGAAAAAGAAGTCCTAGATGCTGTAAACTTTAAAGTTGAAGGGATAAGAGAGTTAATAGAAAATATAGATGATGTCAAATAA
- a CDS encoding LDCC motif putative metal-binding protein: protein MKLFESIKNRWEKFLKNLAKENQKSFGNERLDCCSLNKREYK from the coding sequence ATGAAACTCTTTGAATCAATAAAAAATAGATGGGAAAAATTCTTGAAAAATCTAGCAAAAGAAAATCAAAAATCTTTTGGAAATGAAAGATTAGATTGTTGTTCATTGAACAAAAGAGAATATAAATAA
- the cls gene encoding cardiolipin synthase, whose amino-acid sequence MYKFNKNIIKKINENKYVKKTRKGLGSLIFSRAGLFAFLVIIQLVLMIYIYYNSKIDFTYIMGGDTLSKVIMMLIILNMKKVSNANKLSWFMLIAIVPTFGIIAFLVSHYSIGYKREQRKVISLDKDSRKYIQKDKDLYEKIEDRERRFYPIAKYLDDVGGFPTYKDTSSTYFKVGDDMFEAMLSDVKSAEDFIFMEFFIIDYGYMWGTILEELVKKAKEGVKVRLLIDGSNLITRVRSDFPQEMESLGIECRVFSKMYPIVSTYQNNRDHRKVMVVDGKIAYTGGINLSDEYINVYERFGHWKDCGVRIKGSAVKSFTIMFLNMWFSLDNKPEDYSPYLKKYPDTEASGFYIPFADNPLDDETISKNVLLDTINKAKKYVYLMSPYLIVDEEIRNSIKLASKSGLDVRICLPHIPDKKVAFALAKDHYKEFIEAGVRIFEYTPGFVHSKTWLADGKVGFVGTVNLDYRALYQNFECGLYMYKSNSLADIRNDFDIFFEVGQEVNMEDVENIKLSSKIFSKIVKPFAVLM is encoded by the coding sequence ATGTATAAATTCAATAAAAATATCATTAAGAAAATCAACGAAAATAAATACGTCAAAAAGACCAGGAAGGGCTTGGGGAGTTTGATATTTTCACGTGCTGGGCTCTTTGCCTTTTTAGTAATTATCCAGCTCGTTTTGATGATTTATATCTATTATAATTCTAAGATAGATTTTACTTACATAATGGGAGGAGACACCCTATCTAAAGTTATAATGATGCTAATAATCCTCAATATGAAAAAGGTATCAAACGCCAACAAATTGTCTTGGTTTATGCTAATTGCAATCGTTCCGACCTTTGGCATCATCGCCTTTCTAGTAAGTCATTATTCGATTGGCTACAAGAGAGAGCAGAGGAAGGTAATAAGCCTTGATAAGGATTCTAGGAAATATATCCAAAAAGATAAGGACCTTTACGAAAAAATCGAGGATAGGGAAAGGAGATTCTATCCGATAGCCAAATACCTTGACGATGTGGGAGGATTTCCAACCTACAAGGACACATCTTCGACTTACTTCAAGGTGGGGGACGATATGTTCGAGGCCATGCTAAGCGACGTGAAAAGTGCGGAAGACTTTATCTTCATGGAGTTTTTCATAATCGACTATGGTTATATGTGGGGAACAATCCTAGAAGAGCTTGTCAAAAAGGCCAAAGAAGGAGTTAAGGTAAGACTTCTTATCGATGGATCTAATCTCATAACTAGAGTAAGGTCGGATTTTCCCCAAGAGATGGAAAGCTTGGGCATAGAATGTAGGGTCTTTTCTAAGATGTATCCTATAGTATCAACCTATCAGAACAACAGAGATCACAGGAAGGTCATGGTAGTAGATGGGAAGATTGCCTACACTGGAGGGATCAACCTATCTGACGAGTATATAAATGTATACGAAAGGTTCGGTCACTGGAAGGATTGCGGTGTAAGAATTAAGGGTAGTGCTGTCAAAAGCTTTACAATAATGTTTCTTAATATGTGGTTTTCTCTTGATAACAAGCCAGAAGACTATAGCCCATATCTTAAGAAATATCCAGACACAGAGGCTAGTGGATTTTATATTCCCTTTGCTGACAATCCCCTAGATGATGAGACCATATCCAAAAACGTCCTCCTCGATACCATTAATAAGGCCAAAAAGTATGTCTATCTCATGAGTCCTTATCTAATAGTAGATGAAGAGATTAGAAATTCAATCAAGCTTGCCTCAAAGTCGGGCCTTGATGTAAGGATTTGCCTGCCACATATACCCGACAAGAAGGTAGCCTTCGCCCTTGCCAAGGATCATTACAAGGAATTTATAGAAGCGGGTGTTAGGATTTTTGAATATACTCCAGGCTTCGTCCACTCCAAGACCTGGCTTGCTGACGGAAAGGTAGGTTTTGTTGGAACGGTCAACCTAGACTACAGGGCCCTCTATCAAAACTTTGAGTGCGGGCTTTATATGTATAAGTCAAATAGCTTGGCAGATATTAGAAATGATTTCGATATATTCTTTGAGGTTGGTCAAGAAGTAAATATGGAAGATGTAGAAAATATCAAACTAAGCTCTAAAATCTTCTCCAAAATAGTAAAGCCTTTTGCTGTTTTGATGTAG
- a CDS encoding GntR family transcriptional regulator, with protein sequence MFKLNFNSEVPLYMQIVDETKLYLAKGLLKDGDKFPSVRDLSKALSINQTTVSKAFKELDRLGLIETKPGIGTFIRIDQEKIDSNKDEFTKNLRDNFTKAIFLGFAREEIFEIFDETERSLYEDKGRENY encoded by the coding sequence ATGTTTAAGCTAAATTTTAATTCGGAAGTCCCTTTGTATATGCAAATTGTAGATGAGACCAAGCTCTATCTTGCGAAAGGCTTACTTAAGGATGGGGATAAGTTCCCGTCTGTAAGAGACTTATCGAAAGCTTTGTCCATCAACCAGACGACTGTCTCCAAGGCTTTTAAGGAACTTGATAGACTAGGCCTAATAGAGACTAAGCCTGGAATAGGGACTTTTATCCGAATCGATCAAGAAAAGATTGACAGCAACAAAGATGAATTTACGAAAAATCTCAGAGATAATTTCACCAAGGCCATATTTTTAGGCTTTGCTAGGGAAGAAATATTTGAGATTTTCGACGAGACAGAAAGGAGTCTGTATGAGGATAAGGGCAGAGAAAATTACTAA
- a CDS encoding MarR family winged helix-turn-helix transcriptional regulator, translated as MNDDLIQRLIRSLYKIGHGNSSKKLNNSVRGENMALALISKNKGSIYPKDIEKMMGISSARVSKIIKGLEEKKLVIRKPDKEDKRKTLVVLTDRGKKFENLRKEKVHFALSSMLELLGEEDGADFVRIIEKIEKSMPEIRKLCEKEFGDSAYDKDFEIFK; from the coding sequence ATGAATGATGATTTAATTCAAAGATTGATTAGAAGTTTATATAAAATAGGTCACGGTAATTCTAGTAAGAAGTTAAACAATTCGGTTAGGGGCGAGAATATGGCCCTGGCTTTAATTAGCAAGAATAAGGGCTCTATCTACCCTAAGGATATCGAGAAAATGATGGGGATCTCTAGTGCTAGAGTCTCTAAGATTATCAAGGGACTCGAAGAGAAAAAGCTCGTCATAAGAAAGCCCGACAAGGAAGATAAAAGAAAAACTCTTGTTGTCCTTACCGATCGCGGAAAGAAATTTGAAAATCTCAGAAAAGAGAAGGTTCATTTCGCTCTTTCATCAATGCTAGAGCTTTTAGGAGAAGAAGATGGGGCCGATTTTGTAAGAATAATAGAAAAAATTGAAAAATCAATGCCTGAAATAAGAAAATTATGTGAAAAAGAATTTGGAGATTCAGCTTATGATAAAGATTTTGAAATATTTAAATAA
- a CDS encoding 1-phosphofructokinase family hexose kinase, with protein MIYTVTLNPSIDLFVELKNLNLGGQNNIIQERSIPGGKALNVSRILSSLRIPTIATGFVGGFQGEFIKDWLTNENISTNFVKMENHNRTNIKLFENKQETMINFPGPTIKSEEVDELVYYLSRVREGDTIIFGGSVPPMEDGLDNDIYSRLVSVATANGADFVADVPAKYLLDIVKENPILVKPNAEDIEEIFNVRIEDKKDFIPYGKKLVNMGAKYVIISYGASGSMLFVGDDVYESTPVKDGNEIINTVACRDAMIGGFVGTMVRDGDPVESYKVSVASASATARVLDLPSREEIMKMLPLVNVEKIG; from the coding sequence ATGATTTATACCGTAACCTTAAATCCATCAATTGATTTATTTGTAGAACTTAAAAATCTCAATCTCGGTGGACAAAACAACATCATCCAAGAAAGATCCATCCCAGGAGGAAAGGCCCTTAACGTATCAAGGATCCTCTCTTCTCTAAGAATCCCAACAATAGCTACAGGTTTTGTAGGAGGCTTTCAAGGAGAATTTATCAAAGATTGGTTGACAAACGAAAATATTAGCACCAACTTTGTAAAGATGGAAAACCACAACAGAACAAATATCAAACTTTTCGAAAACAAACAAGAAACCATGATCAACTTCCCAGGACCAACTATCAAAAGCGAGGAAGTAGACGAACTAGTTTACTATCTATCAAGAGTAAGAGAAGGAGACACCATAATCTTTGGTGGATCTGTTCCTCCAATGGAAGACGGACTAGATAACGACATCTACTCAAGGCTCGTATCAGTAGCCACAGCAAACGGAGCAGACTTCGTAGCAGACGTACCTGCCAAATACCTTCTCGATATAGTAAAGGAAAATCCAATCCTAGTTAAGCCAAACGCAGAAGATATCGAAGAAATATTCAATGTAAGGATCGAAGATAAAAAAGACTTCATCCCTTACGGCAAAAAGCTCGTAAATATGGGAGCTAAATACGTAATAATTTCCTACGGTGCGAGTGGATCAATGCTATTTGTAGGAGATGATGTCTACGAATCAACTCCCGTAAAAGATGGTAATGAAATAATAAATACTGTTGCCTGCAGGGATGCTATGATTGGAGGCTTCGTAGGAACCATGGTTCGTGATGGCGACCCAGTAGAATCATACAAGGTCTCAGTTGCCAGTGCCTCTGCCACAGCAAGAGTCCTAGACCTCCCATCAAGAGAAGAAATCATGAAGATGCTTCCTCTTGTCAATGTTGAAAAAATTGGATAA
- a CDS encoding YkvA family protein — MPADLINDMIPFLGILDDAIVLPFLICITSKMIPDSVMDKEKIEYVEENK, encoded by the coding sequence ATGCCTGCTGATTTGATAAATGATATGATTCCTTTTTTAGGAATTTTGGATGATGCAATCGTCCTCCCATTTCTAATTTGTATAACAAGCAAAATGATCCCAGATTCAGTTATGGATAAGGAAAAAATTGAATATGTAGAAGAAAATAAATAA
- a CDS encoding PfkB family carbohydrate kinase encodes MKNILIINDFVSLGKIAGKMMETVLSYKGHNTFFLPTALIANNFSYGKNAILDTTEYLKDTLRNWEEIGFNFDLISIGYIHNTEQRDIIYDYVKNLDYKTTILFDPIMGDEGTLYPTLDEKMLDNYKSLLDISDIISPNATEAKFLDIDYEDFTRKGKKYLITSVEEDGKYFVKGYDEGEFKVSFDKLPKRLTGTGDLFDGLFIAYFLDGYSIEESCQKTVDIISKIYRDVIEYSTNENINIERYLDLID; translated from the coding sequence ATGAAAAATATATTAATAATAAATGATTTCGTTTCCCTAGGAAAAATTGCCGGCAAGATGATGGAAACTGTCCTCTCCTACAAGGGACACAATACATTCTTCCTTCCAACTGCCCTTATAGCAAACAACTTCTCCTACGGGAAAAATGCCATATTAGATACAACAGAATACTTAAAAGATACCCTAAGAAACTGGGAGGAGATAGGCTTTAATTTTGACCTTATCTCTATTGGATACATCCACAATACTGAGCAAAGAGATATAATCTATGATTATGTAAAAAACTTAGACTATAAGACTACTATCCTCTTTGACCCAATCATGGGAGATGAGGGGACCCTTTACCCAACTCTTGATGAGAAAATGCTAGATAACTACAAGTCCTTACTCGATATTTCAGATATCATAAGCCCAAATGCAACTGAGGCAAAGTTTCTTGATATAGACTACGAGGATTTTACAAGAAAGGGTAAGAAATATCTTATAACTTCTGTAGAAGAAGACGGAAAATATTTCGTAAAAGGATACGATGAGGGTGAATTTAAAGTTTCCTTCGATAAACTTCCCAAAAGACTTACAGGAACAGGAGACCTCTTCGATGGGCTATTTATAGCCTATTTTCTAGATGGCTACTCAATCGAAGAATCTTGCCAAAAAACAGTCGATATTATATCCAAAATATATAGAGATGTTATCGAATACTCTACTAATGAAAATATAAATATCGAAAGATATCTTGACCTCATAGACTAA
- a CDS encoding flavodoxin — MSPLVVYYSYSGTTRRLAEDIALITEGDLRELKPRKPYSFSYNTAVKEVREEIEKEYCPPLIKGAETIENAEVVFIGSPNWLKTFAPPVLSFLRTVDLSGKTIIPFCTHGGGGFGRMIEDYKKECKNSIIKDGIALKGDYSFDELKTWLDSNL, encoded by the coding sequence ATGAGTCCTTTAGTTGTATATTATTCATATTCAGGAACAACAAGAAGATTAGCAGAAGATATTGCGTTGATTACTGAGGGGGATTTGAGAGAGCTGAAGCCACGAAAACCCTATTCATTCTCATATAATACAGCTGTAAAAGAAGTGAGAGAAGAAATTGAAAAAGAATATTGCCCACCTCTTATTAAAGGGGCGGAAACTATTGAAAATGCAGAGGTGGTTTTTATTGGTTCTCCTAATTGGCTTAAAACTTTTGCCCCACCCGTGCTATCGTTTTTAAGAACGGTTGATTTAAGTGGAAAGACAATTATTCCGTTTTGCACGCATGGCGGAGGTGGTTTTGGGAGAATGATTGAAGATTACAAAAAGGAATGTAAGAATTCAATTATTAAAGATGGAATAGCGTTAAAAGGAGATTACAGTTTTGATGAACTAAAAACATGGTTAGATAGTAATTTATGA
- a CDS encoding ABC transporter ATP-binding protein — protein sequence MRIRAEKITKAFDERKVLDNISFNLEEGMITGLVGRNGSGKTTLLKSLCGIYDMDEGSFSLDDKNIRENPSLIKNIAFLPDSFDYFNYYKVKNIPGFFKVIYEDFDDTFFFEEIKRQKIDPDKNVRNFSKGQKNILGLITILASGAKILLIDEILDGMDVLNKKEILSYLIDAKDSGKAVFASSHELDQLSGISDYIFYLTKDGKLIDTSDERINQLRKIQLVFKDQVPDNLDRRMILVNKIGRVATILVNASEKEVEAILKREDLVQYDILTPKIEDYFYLERGQEDA from the coding sequence ATGAGGATAAGGGCAGAGAAAATTACTAAGGCCTTTGATGAAAGAAAAGTCCTAGATAATATTTCCTTTAACTTAGAAGAAGGGATGATTACAGGACTTGTAGGTCGTAATGGTTCAGGTAAGACCACTCTTCTTAAGTCTTTGTGTGGGATTTATGATATGGATGAAGGAAGCTTTAGCCTTGATGATAAGAATATTAGGGAAAATCCAAGTCTTATAAAAAACATCGCTTTTTTGCCTGATAGTTTTGATTATTTTAATTACTACAAGGTAAAGAATATTCCGGGCTTTTTCAAAGTTATTTATGAAGACTTCGACGATACTTTCTTCTTTGAGGAAATCAAAAGACAAAAGATTGACCCAGACAAAAACGTGAGGAATTTCTCCAAGGGACAGAAAAATATCCTAGGTCTAATTACAATTCTTGCAAGTGGGGCGAAAATTCTTCTTATAGATGAGATCCTTGATGGGATGGATGTCCTAAACAAAAAAGAAATCCTATCATATCTGATAGATGCCAAGGATTCCGGCAAGGCAGTCTTCGCTTCAAGCCACGAGCTCGACCAGCTTTCTGGAATATCAGATTATATCTTCTATCTAACCAAAGATGGTAAGCTCATAGATACATCTGATGAAAGAATCAACCAATTAAGGAAAATCCAACTAGTATTTAAGGACCAAGTTCCAGATAATTTGGATAGGAGGATGATTCTCGTAAATAAAATCGGAAGAGTTGCGACAATTCTTGTAAATGCAAGCGAAAAAGAAGTAGAAGCAATCTTAAAGAGGGAGGACCTTGTCCAATACGATATCCTAACTCCTAAGATTGAAGATTATTTCTACCTAGAAAGGGGCCAAGAAGATGCGTAA